A single window of uncultured Pseudodesulfovibrio sp. DNA harbors:
- a CDS encoding site-specific integrase produces the protein MPRKERFKTGYPGVWYVEGANKVNGKPEKIYYIIYRKDGNTVEEKAGRQKRDDMTPARASMIRSMRIDGDQQSNKERREKEEAERKEREERPTITRLWKEYEAQKTNYKGRLPDKSRYKKYLKPEFGNKVPADIITLDVDRLRLRLLKKDKKSPQTVKLILSLLKRLINFGVKKGLCSMPDPSKLSIEIPLVDNVKTEDLSADQLKALLKAIDEDSNIDVARMMKLALFTGMRRGEIFRLKWKDLDFDRGFILLDDPKGGVSQKIPMMAAARELLESHNQTKSPYVFPGQNGGQRKDVRTPVNRIKERAGLPKDFRPLHGLRHAYASMLASSGKVDMYTLQKLLTHKSPQMTQRYAHLHDEALKKAANVAEDIITDAMQDDESKRKVVLFPNK, from the coding sequence ATGCCGAGAAAGGAAAGATTTAAGACCGGATATCCAGGCGTTTGGTACGTAGAAGGCGCGAACAAGGTAAACGGGAAGCCTGAGAAGATCTATTACATCATTTACCGAAAAGATGGGAATACGGTTGAAGAGAAGGCTGGAAGGCAAAAAAGAGACGATATGACCCCGGCTCGTGCGTCCATGATTCGGAGCATGCGAATCGACGGCGACCAGCAGTCAAACAAGGAACGTCGAGAGAAGGAAGAGGCAGAACGCAAGGAGCGCGAAGAGCGTCCGACCATTACCCGTTTGTGGAAAGAATACGAAGCCCAAAAGACCAACTACAAAGGCCGTCTTCCCGACAAGAGTCGCTACAAGAAATATCTCAAACCGGAGTTCGGTAATAAAGTACCTGCCGATATCATCACGCTCGACGTGGACCGGTTGCGTCTACGATTGCTCAAGAAGGATAAGAAATCTCCACAAACTGTGAAGCTCATCCTTTCTCTCCTGAAGCGACTCATCAATTTCGGGGTAAAAAAAGGTCTGTGCTCGATGCCCGATCCGTCCAAGCTCAGTATTGAGATCCCGCTGGTGGACAACGTCAAGACTGAGGACCTGTCAGCCGACCAACTCAAGGCACTCCTTAAGGCCATCGACGAAGACTCCAACATCGATGTCGCTAGAATGATGAAACTGGCCTTGTTCACCGGTATGCGTCGTGGCGAGATCTTCCGCCTGAAGTGGAAAGATCTGGACTTTGATCGCGGTTTTATTTTGCTAGATGATCCGAAGGGCGGCGTGTCACAAAAGATCCCCATGATGGCGGCAGCACGAGAACTGCTTGAGTCCCACAATCAAACGAAAAGCCCGTATGTTTTCCCAGGACAAAACGGTGGGCAGCGTAAAGATGTCCGTACTCCTGTGAATCGCATCAAGGAGCGGGCAGGACTTCCGAAGGACTTCCGTCCACTCCATGGCTTACGTCACGCCTATGCATCCATGCTCGCCAGTTCCGGAAAGGTGGATATGTATACGCTCCAGAAGCTCCTGACGCACAAGAGTCCTCAGATGACGCAGCGGTATGCGCATTTGCATGACGAGGCATTGAAGAAGGCTGCGAATGTGGCGGAGGATATTATTACAGATGCTATGCAGGATGATGAGAGCAAGAGAAAGGTGGTTCTCTTTCCCAATAAATAG
- a CDS encoding helix-turn-helix domain-containing protein: MITFKNKQFRCPVEVTVGLISGKWKSLILWHLHDGSIRYKELERIVPGVSQKMLTQQLKEMEEDKLLTRTVFPEVPPRVEYGLTELGHSVFPILEMMHNWAMDNLRIEPTEES; the protein is encoded by the coding sequence ATGATTACATTCAAAAACAAACAATTTCGCTGCCCGGTCGAAGTTACAGTTGGGCTGATCAGTGGAAAATGGAAGAGCCTAATTCTATGGCATCTGCATGATGGGAGTATACGATATAAAGAGTTGGAACGCATTGTTCCTGGAGTGAGCCAAAAGATGCTCACCCAACAGCTGAAAGAGATGGAAGAAGACAAGCTCTTAACCCGTACTGTCTTCCCGGAAGTTCCGCCGCGAGTCGAATACGGATTAACCGAACTGGGGCACAGTGTATTTCCGATACTTGAAATGATGCACAACTGGGCAATGGATAATTTGAGAATTGAACCGACTGAAGAGTCGTGA
- a CDS encoding lactoylglutathione lyase family protein, whose translation MTYPRTFSHIGITVTNLEEAVNFYTKVLGWYLIMEPTEIKQDDSAIGVMCNDVFGEGWGSFKIAHLSTGDKIGVEIFEFPNSERRENNFEFWKTGVFHFSVQDPDVEGLAAKIVASGGRQRMPVREYYPGEKPYRMVYCEDPFGNIIEIYSHSYELTYSAGAYQD comes from the coding sequence ATGACCTATCCAAGAACTTTTTCTCATATTGGAATCACCGTGACAAACCTTGAAGAGGCAGTCAACTTTTACACCAAGGTGTTAGGGTGGTATCTGATTATGGAACCTACCGAAATCAAACAGGACGATTCTGCAATTGGTGTGATGTGCAATGATGTCTTTGGCGAGGGATGGGGAAGTTTTAAGATTGCCCATCTCTCAACAGGTGACAAGATCGGTGTCGAAATATTTGAGTTCCCCAACTCTGAACGCAGAGAAAATAATTTCGAGTTCTGGAAGACCGGTGTTTTCCATTTCAGCGTGCAAGACCCGGATGTCGAAGGCCTTGCTGCCAAGATCGTCGCTAGCGGCGGTAGGCAACGTATGCCTGTGCGAGAATATTACCCCGGCGAGAAGCCATATCGCATGGTGTATTGTGAAGATCCATTTGGCAACATCATCGAAATCTATAGTCACAGCTATGAATTGACGTATTCTGCCGGAGCCTATCAAGACTAG